A stretch of Sphingobium yanoikuyae DNA encodes these proteins:
- a CDS encoding ribose-phosphate pyrophosphokinase, giving the protein MNRPVLFALPGSEALAQPLSAALDAEVGTIEHRQFPDGETYLRVGNDVSDREVILLSSLDHPDAKLLPLLFAADTARDLGARRIGLVAPYLAYMRQDIRFHAGEAVTSRTFAAILSRHLDWLVTVDPHLHRYHELSEIYRIPTQVVHAAPFLASWIKRNVARPLIIGPDLESEQWVSQVAADADAPFLVCEKIRSGDRHVTISIPNAPAFLDRQPVLVDDIASSGRTLTEAARQLVGMGFARPDCVVVHPLFAGDAAQVLGGLVERIVSTNAVAHTSNDIDVMPAIAEAVRHGI; this is encoded by the coding sequence ATGAACCGTCCCGTCCTGTTCGCGCTGCCTGGCAGCGAGGCCCTGGCACAGCCGCTATCCGCCGCGCTCGATGCAGAGGTCGGCACGATCGAGCATCGTCAGTTTCCTGACGGGGAAACCTATCTCAGGGTCGGAAACGACGTCAGCGACCGCGAGGTCATCCTGCTGTCCAGTCTCGATCATCCGGACGCCAAGCTGTTGCCGCTGCTGTTCGCAGCCGACACCGCGCGCGATCTTGGCGCTCGCAGGATCGGGCTCGTCGCCCCTTACCTCGCTTACATGCGCCAGGACATACGCTTCCATGCCGGCGAGGCGGTGACGTCGCGAACCTTTGCTGCGATCCTGTCTCGCCATCTCGACTGGCTGGTGACGGTCGATCCGCATCTCCATCGCTACCATGAATTGTCGGAAATCTACCGCATCCCAACCCAGGTTGTTCATGCCGCGCCGTTTTTGGCCTCGTGGATCAAGCGCAATGTCGCTCGCCCGCTGATCATCGGTCCGGACCTGGAAAGCGAACAGTGGGTCTCGCAGGTGGCGGCCGATGCCGATGCTCCGTTTCTCGTGTGCGAGAAAATCCGATCCGGCGACCGTCACGTCACCATCTCGATTCCGAATGCCCCAGCGTTTCTCGATCGCCAGCCGGTGCTGGTCGACGATATCGCCTCATCCGGTCGGACCCTCACCGAGGCGGCGCGCCAACTGGTCGGCATGGGGTTCGCGCGACCGGATTGCGTGGTCGTGCATCCGCTTTTTGCCGGCGATGCAGCGCAAGTCCTGGGTGGGCTCGTCGAGAGGATCGTGAGCACGAACGCTGTTGCGCATACCTCTAATGATATCGACGTGATGCCGGCGATTGCGGAGGCCGTTCGTCACGGAATTTGA
- a CDS encoding thymidine phosphorylase family protein, with amino-acid sequence MKPGIIEDAEVEPVATTLRAHRLGLSAAGGDLIAVMRQDCPVCRSEGLASRAQVALHAGGREIVVSLLHSSAEAPAPGEIGLSESAWRRLGVSEGDPVEIAHAQPLASLAEVRRRIYGNRLSEGAFSAIMTDIAERRYSDVHLSAFITACSAVPLDTDETISLTRAMVDVGERLQWSGAVIVDKHSVGGLPGNRTTPIIVSIMAAEGLIMPKTSSRAITSPAGTADTMEVLAPVDLDVSAIRKVVEREGGCIAWGGAVNLSPADDVIIGVERVLDIDAVGQMVASVLSKKIAAGATHLVIDIPVGPTAKVRGTDAADTLERALSSVAQAFGLRTRVMRGPGAEPIGRGIGPALEAQDILAVLQGQPGAEDLAHRACELAGGLLELADAAPAGEGYARARACLESGGAWAKFQRICEAQGGMRAPPVARFQQDMIAPYSGRLVSIDNRKLATVAKLAGAPVAKAAGVALQCRLNQMVDAGAPLCSIHAESPGELDYAAAYAVSDGPIFGIEAL; translated from the coding sequence GTGAAGCCCGGGATCATCGAGGACGCCGAAGTAGAGCCTGTCGCGACGACGCTGCGGGCACACCGCCTCGGCCTGTCGGCTGCCGGAGGTGATCTGATCGCGGTCATGCGCCAAGACTGTCCCGTCTGCCGCTCGGAAGGTCTCGCGTCGCGCGCGCAGGTCGCGCTGCACGCCGGCGGGCGGGAAATCGTCGTCTCGCTGCTGCACAGTTCCGCGGAGGCTCCAGCGCCCGGCGAGATCGGCCTGTCCGAATCCGCATGGCGGCGGCTCGGCGTCAGCGAGGGCGATCCGGTCGAGATCGCGCACGCCCAGCCTCTCGCCTCGCTCGCCGAAGTGCGTCGGCGCATCTATGGCAATCGTCTCAGTGAAGGGGCTTTTTCAGCGATCATGACCGACATCGCCGAGCGACGCTATAGCGATGTCCATCTCTCGGCGTTCATCACGGCATGCTCAGCGGTCCCGCTCGATACGGACGAAACGATCAGCCTGACCAGGGCGATGGTCGATGTCGGCGAGCGATTGCAGTGGTCCGGAGCGGTCATCGTCGACAAGCATAGCGTCGGTGGATTGCCGGGCAATCGCACCACGCCGATCATCGTCTCGATCATGGCCGCGGAGGGCCTGATCATGCCCAAGACATCGTCGCGGGCGATCACCTCGCCGGCCGGCACGGCGGACACGATGGAGGTGCTTGCACCTGTCGACCTCGACGTTTCCGCCATCCGCAAGGTGGTCGAGCGCGAAGGCGGCTGCATCGCCTGGGGCGGCGCCGTCAATCTCAGCCCGGCCGACGATGTGATCATCGGCGTTGAACGAGTGCTCGATATCGATGCCGTAGGGCAGATGGTCGCCTCGGTGCTGTCCAAGAAAATCGCGGCCGGTGCGACCCATCTGGTCATCGATATCCCGGTCGGGCCGACCGCCAAGGTACGCGGAACCGATGCCGCCGATACGCTCGAGCGCGCGCTGAGCTCGGTCGCCCAAGCCTTCGGGCTTCGCACGCGCGTGATGCGCGGCCCCGGCGCGGAGCCGATCGGACGGGGCATCGGCCCGGCGCTCGAGGCGCAGGATATCCTTGCCGTCCTCCAGGGGCAGCCGGGCGCCGAGGATCTCGCCCACCGGGCCTGCGAGCTGGCGGGAGGACTGCTTGAGCTCGCTGACGCGGCCCCGGCCGGCGAAGGCTATGCGCGTGCGCGGGCGTGTCTCGAAAGCGGCGGGGCCTGGGCCAAGTTCCAACGTATCTGCGAAGCGCAGGGCGGCATGCGGGCTCCACCGGTCGCCCGGTTTCAGCAGGATATGATCGCTCCCTATAGCGGCCGCCTGGTGAGTATCGACAATCGCAAGCTCGCGACGGTCGCGAAGCTCGCCGGCGCGCCGGTGGCCAAGGCCGCTGGCGTCGCACTGCAGTGTCGGCTGAACCAGATGGTGGATGCCGGGGCTCCCTTGTGTAGCATTCATGCCGAGAGCCCGGGCGAGCTCGACTATGCGGCGGCCTATGCCGTGAGCGACGGGCCGATCTTCGGGATTGAAGCGCTATGA
- a CDS encoding MBL fold metallo-hydrolase RNA specificity domain-containing protein, with the protein MQKRKKRHHSRVTIFEREARIDLAKRPADGLGVAFLGASGTVTGSRYLVDDGETQIVVDSGLFQGPRDLRRLNWASIPPEVADVGQVLLNHAHLDHSGALPRMARLGWDGTVLATRATAALCELLLPDSGHLQEKDAEFANQHGFSRHQPALPLYTQADARLALQLFRPIEFGAWHAVTDGIRVRYHRAGHILGAASIEIDWKGRTILFSGDIGRYGDAVMKNPEPPARADYVLVESTYGDRRHEQVDPTKTLGDHVERCVERGGTVVIPAFAVGRVQSLLYHFSRLRAQGRLRDIPIFLDSPMAINASGLMCDFMDEHRLARAECEAACSVAHYVREVEESKELTANPAPKVIISASGMATGGRVLHHLKRFAPDGKNLILFSGFQAAGTRGAAMIGGARTIKIHGEYIPVEADVANLTMLSAHADSDELMRWLGSLQEPPRHVYVTHGEPTGAQVLAKRVSEDLGWACSVPALGSWGMLA; encoded by the coding sequence ATGCAAAAGAGAAAGAAACGGCACCATTCCCGCGTGACCATCTTCGAGCGTGAAGCAAGGATCGATCTGGCCAAGCGCCCGGCCGATGGTCTCGGCGTTGCCTTTCTCGGCGCATCGGGAACGGTCACAGGGTCGCGTTATCTGGTGGACGATGGTGAAACTCAGATCGTGGTCGATTCCGGCCTGTTTCAGGGACCCAGGGATCTGCGCCGCCTTAATTGGGCATCGATCCCACCCGAAGTCGCGGATGTCGGCCAGGTGCTGCTGAACCACGCCCATCTCGATCACTCGGGCGCACTACCGCGCATGGCGCGCCTGGGCTGGGACGGGACCGTCCTTGCCACGCGGGCGACCGCGGCCCTGTGCGAGCTCCTTCTTCCCGACAGCGGCCATCTGCAGGAAAAGGATGCGGAGTTCGCCAACCAGCACGGCTTCTCCAGGCACCAGCCGGCGCTGCCCCTCTACACCCAGGCCGACGCGCGTCTGGCATTGCAGCTCTTCCGCCCGATCGAGTTCGGAGCGTGGCATGCAGTCACGGACGGCATCAGGGTGCGCTACCATCGCGCCGGCCACATCCTCGGCGCGGCGTCGATCGAGATCGACTGGAAGGGGCGGACAATCCTCTTCTCAGGCGACATCGGCCGTTACGGCGATGCGGTGATGAAGAATCCCGAGCCGCCCGCGCGCGCCGACTATGTCCTAGTGGAATCGACCTATGGCGATCGGCGCCACGAGCAGGTCGATCCGACAAAGACGCTTGGAGATCATGTCGAACGATGCGTCGAGAGAGGCGGGACGGTGGTGATTCCGGCCTTCGCCGTGGGACGGGTTCAGTCGCTTCTCTATCATTTCTCGCGTCTGCGCGCGCAGGGACGCCTCCGCGACATCCCGATCTTCCTCGACAGCCCGATGGCGATCAACGCGAGCGGGCTGATGTGCGATTTCATGGACGAGCATCGCCTGGCCCGCGCCGAGTGCGAAGCGGCGTGCAGCGTCGCGCACTATGTGCGCGAAGTGGAGGAATCCAAGGAACTCACCGCCAACCCCGCTCCCAAGGTCATCATCTCGGCCAGTGGAATGGCAACGGGCGGCCGCGTGCTCCACCATCTCAAGCGCTTCGCGCCGGATGGGAAGAACCTCATCCTCTTCTCAGGCTTCCAGGCGGCGGGCACCCGCGGCGCCGCCATGATCGGGGGCGCCCGGACGATCAAGATCCACGGCGAGTATATCCCGGTCGAAGCCGATGTCGCCAACCTGACGATGCTTTCGGCGCATGCCGACAGCGACGAGCTCATGCGCTGGCTCGGGTCGCTGCAAGAGCCCCCGCGCCATGTCTATGTCACGCATGGCGAGCCGACCGGCGCCCAGGTCCTGGCGAAGCGTGTCTCGGAGGATCTGGGCTGGGCATGCAGCGTACCGGCGCTGGGTAGCTGGGGCATGCTCGCGTGA
- a CDS encoding DUF2933 domain-containing protein produces MGEHDHRMRKRGKIVLIGFLLVASFFLLTEYTAHFLGVLPYLILLACPLMHLFMHRGHGGHQHGHEPGQAPAGLPANPNGRIEGESR; encoded by the coding sequence ATGGGCGAACATGACCATCGCATGCGCAAGCGCGGCAAGATCGTTCTGATCGGCTTCCTGCTCGTCGCTAGCTTCTTCCTCCTCACCGAGTATACCGCGCACTTCCTGGGTGTGCTGCCCTATCTCATCCTGCTCGCCTGCCCGCTCATGCACCTGTTCATGCACCGCGGCCATGGTGGGCATCAGCATGGCCATGAGCCCGGTCAGGCACCCGCCGGCTTACCGGCCAATCCCAACGGCCGCATCGAAGGAGAGTCGCGATGA
- a CDS encoding methyltransferase family protein — MTHADYGYGLWGLALVNAAVFILFAFSFFKPATKRDWRSLGAFSAFIIALFAEMYGFPLTIFVLSGWLQSYFPAVDWWSHDAGHLLEMMFGWRVNPHYGPFHIASFVLIGVGYWLISVAWTALHLSQRKHQLALTGIYARIRHPQYVGFILVMLGFLLQWPTLLTLAMFPVLVVMYIRLARHEEKEALASFGEVYRDYMARVPGFIPNLTIHSRRRRPWRSFDGNG; from the coding sequence ATGACGCACGCCGACTATGGCTATGGTCTGTGGGGGCTCGCGCTGGTTAACGCCGCCGTTTTCATCCTCTTTGCGTTCAGCTTCTTCAAGCCGGCAACTAAACGAGACTGGCGCAGTTTGGGGGCGTTCAGCGCTTTCATCATAGCGCTCTTCGCGGAAATGTATGGCTTCCCGCTCACGATCTTCGTGCTTTCGGGGTGGCTCCAGTCGTATTTCCCCGCTGTCGACTGGTGGAGCCACGATGCTGGACATCTCCTGGAGATGATGTTCGGCTGGCGAGTTAATCCCCATTACGGTCCATTCCACATCGCCAGCTTTGTGCTGATCGGCGTGGGTTACTGGCTGATCTCGGTTGCATGGACGGCCCTTCACTTGAGTCAGCGCAAACACCAATTGGCCCTTACTGGGATTTATGCCCGGATCCGGCACCCGCAATATGTCGGCTTCATTCTCGTCATGCTCGGCTTTTTGCTACAATGGCCGACCCTTTTGACCCTTGCTATGTTTCCGGTGCTCGTCGTGATGTATATTCGGCTGGCTCGGCATGAGGAAAAGGAGGCGCTAGCCAGCTTCGGCGAGGTTTACCGCGATTATATGGCTCGCGTGCCCGGCTTCATTCCGAATCTGACAATCCATTCGCGTCGAAGAAGGCCATGGCGATCCTTTGACGGGAATGGCTGA